From Paenibacillus graminis:
CACGGCGGTTCGGTTCCTCACCCTTGCTTAGTGTGTTCACTTGCTTGTGATCCTGCAATCTGGAGTGGATAATCTTCCGCTCCTGCGGTGACATCGGCTCCAGCACAACCTCTTTGCGGGTACGGACAACCCGTCCTGCCAGACGGTCAGCCAACTCCTCCAGCGTCTTCTTACGGCGTTCGCGGAAGTTCTCCGCATCCAGTATAAGCCGGATAAAACTATCGGAATAACGGTTGGCCACAATATTGGCCAGATACTGCAGAGCATCGAGAGTTTGTCCTCTTCTGCCGATCAGCAGTCCTAGATCTGGACCCGCTATCTGCAGAACAGTCGATTCCTTGGCATGAACGACTTCCACTTCCACCTCGAGCCCCATGCTCTTGGCGACATCCACTATGAAATGAACGGCCTCTTGGTAAGCTTCCTCCACCGGGTGTCCGGAATCTT
This genomic window contains:
- the jag gene encoding RNA-binding cell elongation regulator Jag/EloR translates to MSKVVATGKTIEEAVERGLSQLGVHKDRVTVNVLEQPSRGFLGLIGAKGAKVELTLIAEAAPASAASAPSLPQQSTRESKQEAAGGVPRQDSGHPVEEAYQEAVHFIVDVAKSMGLEVEVEVVHAKESTVLQIAGPDLGLLIGRRGQTLDALQYLANIVANRYSDSFIRLILDAENFRERRKKTLEELADRLAGRVVRTRKEVVLEPMSPQERKIIHSRLQDHKQVNTLSKGEEPNRRVVITLK